In Bacillota bacterium, the following are encoded in one genomic region:
- a CDS encoding DUF5343 domain-containing protein, translated as MPRTEENYMPYASPSNVIAVIRRIRDRGLPDIINPQFLSQIGISEQGAHRTIATLQFLGLIHDDGIPTDVFKSLHRANQHEYPSELANVIRSAYESIFKVVDPTNTNDIELNDAFRPFEPASQRSRMVTLFLSLCKEAKILEGEPQIIKQKKQLLPKKDVRKSSSNEKEAEVPTHITNTPASQQILAPQTNLIFDLPPLMAGIFRYLQQNHVINEDKQKELIQLFTTTLKIEFSPKNNG; from the coding sequence ATGCCGCGTACAGAAGAAAATTATATGCCGTATGCCTCGCCTAGTAATGTAATTGCAGTTATTCGCCGTATCAGAGACAGGGGACTACCTGACATTATCAACCCCCAGTTTCTGTCACAAATAGGGATTTCAGAACAAGGGGCTCACAGAACAATTGCAACATTGCAATTCCTTGGATTAATACATGATGACGGAATACCAACTGATGTTTTTAAAAGCTTGCATAGAGCTAACCAACATGAATACCCCTCCGAATTAGCAAACGTGATACGATCGGCCTACGAAAGCATTTTTAAAGTCGTTGACCCGACTAATACCAATGATATTGAGTTAAATGATGCCTTTAGGCCATTTGAACCTGCTTCTCAGCGAAGCCGTATGGTTACTTTGTTTCTTTCTCTTTGTAAAGAGGCTAAAATCTTGGAAGGGGAACCCCAAATTATCAAACAAAAAAAGCAATTGCTACCTAAAAAAGATGTCAGAAAGAGTTCTAGCAACGAAAAAGAAGCTGAGGTACCTACACATATCACCAATACGCCAGCGTCGCAACAGATTTTGGCCCCTCAAACAAATCTAATTTTTGATTTGCCGCCATTGATGGCAGGTATCTTTAGGTACTTGCAACAAAATCATGTTATAAATGAAGATAAACAAAAAGAGTTAATTCAATTATTTAC
- a CDS encoding type I restriction endonuclease subunit R produces the protein MSQYGEDALIEQPAIHLFAQLGWETVNCFYETLGAAGTLGREATSEVVLTRYLRNALEKLNSGMDSEAVNLAIEEIVKDRSSLSPVQANREVYKLLKDGVKVTYKNADGEETDEVVKVIDWNCPKNNHFLLASQLWISGEIYKRRADLVGFVNGIPLVFIELKSTARRLEHAYYDNLRDYKNTIPQLFWYNGFIILSNGSQSRIGSMSASWEHFAEWKKINSEGEEGVVSLETMLRGTCAKAKLLDIVENFTLFSDAGGSLVKLVAKNHQYLGVNNAIEAVKKIRENKGRLGVFWHTQGSGKSYSMLFFCQKILRKIPGNWTFVIVTDREDLDDQIYKNFASAGAVIEEKVQAESGKHLKELLTENHRMVFTLIQKFKSEDNGKYPKITDRDDIIVLVDEAHRSQYDTLAANMRSAMPNASFIAFTGTPLMAGEEKTREVFGDYVSIYNFRQSIEDRATVPLYYENRIPELQLINENLNDDIQNIIDDADLSEEQEKKLEREFAREYHLITRDDRLEIIAEDIVKHFMNRGEMGKAMVVSIDRFTAVKMYDKVQKYWQKYMDKLQKQLAKCEPKETAEIRKKLDYMKETDMAAVVSSSQNEVEDFQKKGLDILPHRKRMVTEDLDTKFKDPNDPFRIVFVCAMWLTGFDAPAVNTIYLDKPMKNHTLMQTIARANRVFKDKTCGTIVDYIGVFRNLQKALAIYATPAAGGSVDTPVKDKAALIDELKKAIAETTAFCNEKGIDVGRLLKARDFELVRLLDDAVECLVVNDETKKKFLFLAGNVSKLYKAILPEPKAFEFADHKNLFTCIADKIRALTPPTDISEVMADIEKVLDRSIAAEGYIIHEDPAGYSTKVDLSQIDFEALRRHFDKSRKHTEVEKLKGMISAKLNMLVHLNKSRIDFAERYQKMIDEYNSGAYNIDILYQKLLNFTKELTEEEKRGIAEQLTEEELAMFDILTKPELKLTNKEKTQVKKVVRELLETLKKEKLVLDWRKRQQTRAAVLITIQDYLDRGLPRAYTPEIFEQKCIQVYQHIYDSYFGAGRSIYGKAS, from the coding sequence ATGAGCCAGTACGGTGAAGATGCGCTGATTGAGCAGCCGGCCATCCACCTGTTTGCCCAGCTCGGCTGGGAAACCGTCAATTGTTTTTATGAAACCCTGGGAGCCGCGGGGACCCTTGGCCGGGAGGCTACTTCCGAAGTGGTGCTGACCCGGTATCTCCGTAATGCCCTGGAGAAGCTCAATTCCGGCATGGACAGCGAGGCTGTCAACCTGGCCATCGAGGAAATCGTTAAAGACCGCAGCAGTTTAAGCCCCGTCCAGGCCAACCGGGAGGTTTACAAACTCCTCAAGGACGGGGTCAAGGTTACATATAAGAACGCCGATGGTGAAGAAACCGATGAGGTAGTGAAGGTCATCGACTGGAACTGTCCGAAGAACAACCACTTCCTGCTGGCGTCTCAGCTCTGGATATCCGGCGAAATCTACAAGCGCCGCGCCGACCTTGTCGGCTTTGTCAACGGTATCCCCCTTGTTTTTATCGAGCTCAAATCCACTGCCCGCCGGTTGGAACACGCCTACTACGACAACCTGCGGGACTATAAAAATACCATCCCCCAGTTGTTCTGGTACAACGGCTTTATCATCCTGTCCAACGGCAGCCAGAGCCGCATCGGCAGTATGAGCGCGTCCTGGGAGCACTTTGCCGAATGGAAGAAAATCAACAGCGAAGGCGAGGAAGGCGTTGTCTCCCTGGAAACTATGCTTCGCGGAACCTGTGCTAAGGCCAAACTTTTGGACATCGTGGAAAACTTTACCCTTTTCAGTGATGCCGGCGGGTCTCTGGTCAAACTGGTAGCCAAGAACCACCAGTACCTAGGGGTCAACAACGCCATCGAAGCAGTGAAAAAGATACGGGAAAACAAAGGCCGCCTGGGGGTGTTCTGGCACACCCAGGGTTCGGGCAAGTCATATTCCATGCTTTTCTTCTGCCAGAAGATCCTGCGCAAAATACCCGGCAACTGGACTTTTGTAATCGTCACTGACCGAGAGGACCTAGATGATCAGATCTACAAGAACTTTGCCTCCGCTGGAGCTGTCATTGAGGAAAAGGTCCAGGCAGAAAGCGGTAAGCACTTAAAAGAGCTGTTAACTGAGAATCACCGCATGGTATTCACCCTTATCCAGAAGTTCAAAAGCGAAGACAATGGTAAGTACCCCAAGATAACCGACCGGGACGATATCATAGTGCTGGTGGATGAAGCCCACCGCAGCCAGTATGATACCCTTGCCGCCAATATGCGATCTGCTATGCCGAATGCCTCCTTCATCGCCTTTACTGGGACCCCTCTGATGGCCGGCGAGGAAAAAACCAGGGAAGTGTTCGGGGATTATGTTTCCATCTATAACTTCCGCCAGTCCATTGAGGATAGAGCCACTGTCCCCCTCTATTATGAGAACCGTATTCCGGAATTGCAGCTTATCAACGAAAACCTAAACGATGACATTCAGAACATCATTGATGACGCCGACCTCAGTGAAGAACAGGAAAAGAAGCTAGAACGCGAGTTTGCCAGGGAATATCACCTGATTACCCGTGACGACCGGCTGGAGATCATTGCCGAGGATATCGTCAAGCATTTTATGAACCGGGGCGAGATGGGCAAGGCAATGGTAGTTAGTATTGACAGATTTACTGCTGTCAAGATGTATGACAAGGTTCAGAAATACTGGCAGAAGTACATGGATAAACTGCAGAAGCAGCTTGCCAAATGCGAACCTAAAGAAACTGCCGAAATAAGAAAGAAACTGGACTACATGAAGGAAACCGATATGGCTGCGGTCGTATCTTCCAGCCAGAACGAGGTTGAAGACTTTCAGAAAAAGGGGCTGGATATCCTGCCCCACCGCAAACGCATGGTAACCGAAGACTTGGATACCAAGTTTAAGGACCCCAATGACCCTTTCAGAATTGTGTTTGTTTGTGCTATGTGGCTGACGGGTTTTGATGCTCCTGCTGTCAATACAATTTATCTGGATAAGCCCATGAAGAACCATACCCTGATGCAGACTATCGCCAGGGCGAACCGGGTATTCAAGGACAAAACCTGCGGCACCATCGTCGACTATATTGGTGTGTTCCGCAACCTCCAAAAAGCCCTTGCCATCTATGCCACCCCTGCAGCGGGCGGCTCAGTTGATACGCCGGTGAAAGACAAGGCAGCACTAATCGATGAACTTAAAAAAGCTATTGCCGAAACAACTGCTTTCTGTAATGAAAAAGGCATTGACGTAGGCCGGCTCTTAAAGGCCAGAGATTTTGAACTTGTTCGTCTGCTGGACGATGCTGTTGAATGCCTGGTGGTGAACGACGAGACCAAGAAGAAGTTCCTGTTTTTGGCAGGGAACGTTAGCAAGCTTTACAAAGCAATCTTACCGGAGCCCAAAGCATTTGAATTTGCCGATCATAAGAACCTTTTCACCTGTATTGCTGACAAGATCCGGGCGTTAACGCCCCCCACCGACATATCAGAAGTAATGGCTGACATTGAGAAGGTACTTGACCGGTCTATTGCCGCTGAAGGATATATAATACACGAAGACCCTGCCGGTTACAGCACGAAAGTTGACCTGAGCCAGATTGATTTTGAGGCGTTGCGGAGGCACTTTGATAAATCCCGGAAGCATACGGAAGTCGAAAAGCTGAAAGGAATGATCAGCGCCAAACTAAACATGCTTGTACACTTGAACAAAAGCAGGATTGATTTTGCCGAAAGGTACCAGAAGATGATCGATGAATATAACAGCGGAGCTTATAATATTGATATCCTGTATCAAAAGCTTCTGAACTTTACTAAAGAACTCACTGAGGAAGAAAAACGAGGTATAGCAGAACAGCTTACCGAGGAAGAGTTGGCGATGTTTGATATTCTCACCAAACCCGAACTGAAGCTAACTAATAAAGAGAAGACTCAGGTAAAGAAAGTAGTTAGAGAGCTTTTAGAAACCCTGAAGAAGGAGAAACTGGTCCTCGATTGGCGAAAACGCCAGCAAACCCGGGCGGCAGTTTTGATTACTATACAGGATTATCTCGACCGGGGACTACCGCGCGCATACACTCCTGAAATATTTGAACAGAAATGTATTCAGGTATACCAGCACATATATGATAGCTATTTCGGTGCCGGGCGCAGTATTTACGGAAAAGCAAGCTAA
- a CDS encoding restriction endonuclease subunit S encodes MITKSIDEVSETLIDYRGKTPKKTDNGIKLITAKVIKDGFIIDGNHEYISEEEYDKWMTRGLPKQWDILITTEAPLGEVARLRTPEKVALAQRVILLRGNPNIIDQTYYFYALRSPYVQNGLMQRATGTTVLGIKQSELRQVKIPYHPLPTQRNIAAILSAYDDLIENNTHRIKILEEMAQLIYREWFVKFRFPGHEKVRMVDSVLGPIPEGWEVVKLGEIIEFQKGKKAKNVIEEQCDGFIPYLLIDGLKNYHYVYTDDKKILVAYETDCIMVMDGASSGYVSIGHYGAVGSTLAKITIKGNLNSYYLYQFLQVNYKIISDNNTGSAIPHTNKDFVNGMFIPIPPISLMRIYIDCVEPIFRLTWKLRKKNTILHRTRDLLLPRLISGELDVENLDIDVGGD; translated from the coding sequence ATGATTACCAAATCAATTGATGAAGTCTCTGAAACCTTGATCGACTATAGGGGTAAAACACCTAAAAAAACTGATAATGGAATAAAGCTTATAACTGCGAAAGTGATAAAAGATGGATTTATTATAGATGGAAACCACGAATATATAAGTGAAGAAGAATATGATAAGTGGATGACAAGGGGGCTTCCGAAACAGTGGGACATACTTATTACAACAGAAGCTCCTCTTGGTGAAGTTGCACGTTTAAGGACACCGGAAAAAGTTGCACTTGCTCAGAGGGTTATACTGTTGCGAGGTAATCCGAATATTATTGACCAAACTTATTATTTTTATGCTCTTAGGTCACCGTATGTGCAGAACGGACTGATGCAAAGAGCAACAGGCACAACTGTACTTGGTATTAAGCAGAGTGAATTAAGGCAAGTCAAGATACCTTATCATCCCCTACCTACTCAACGCAATATCGCCGCCATTCTCTCCGCCTACGACGACCTGATTGAAAATAACACCCACCGCATCAAAATCTTGGAGGAAATGGCGCAGCTCATTTACCGGGAGTGGTTTGTGAAGTTCAGGTTCCCGGGCCACGAGAAGGTCAGGATGGTGGATTCGGTGTTGGGGCCGATACCGGAGGGGTGGGAGGTAGTAAAGCTTGGAGAAATCATTGAATTTCAAAAGGGCAAAAAGGCAAAGAACGTGATAGAAGAACAATGTGATGGCTTCATTCCATATCTACTTATAGATGGGTTAAAGAATTATCACTATGTATATACAGACGACAAGAAAATACTTGTAGCATATGAAACAGATTGCATCATGGTTATGGATGGAGCGAGTTCAGGATACGTAAGTATTGGGCATTATGGGGCTGTAGGTTCAACACTTGCTAAAATTACTATCAAAGGCAATCTAAACTCATATTATTTATATCAATTCTTACAAGTTAATTATAAGATTATATCTGACAACAATACTGGTTCTGCAATACCTCATACAAACAAAGATTTTGTTAATGGGATGTTCATACCGATACCACCCATCAGCCTTATGAGAATATATATAGACTGTGTAGAACCTATTTTTAGGCTAACTTGGAAACTCAGGAAGAAAAACACCATCCTCCACCGCACCCGCGACCTGCTATTGCCTAGGCTTATCTCCGGCGAACTGGATGTAGAAAACCTGGATATAGACGTAGGAGGTGATTAA
- a CDS encoding SAM-dependent DNA methyltransferase — translation MPSINNEIEKRLWNAADQLRANSKLKASEYSVPVLGLIFLRFADQRFSVAEKELAEKARAVSSRRIIGKADYQALGVLYLPEHARYNYLLQLPEAENIGKAVNEAMKAIEAENEDLKDVLPKTYTRLDKDTLIALLKIFSEIPMDVEGDVFGNVYEYFLGEFARSEGQRGGEFYTPTSIVKLIVEVIEPYQGRILDPACGSGGMFVQSARFVQNHKKNPSSEISIYGQEKVAETVRLCKMNLAVHGLSGDIRQANTYYENVHNCIGRFDFVMANPPFNVDGVDKEKIKDDSRYPFGLPTVDNANYIWIQEFYSALNDKGRAGFVMANSASDARGSELEIRKKLILDKVVDVMIAVGPNFFYTVTLPCTLWFFDKGKRQSDRGNKVLFIDARNIYRQVDRVHREFTPEQIEFIANIVRLYRGEPVETMNGSEEMLKEHFLEGKYVDIPGLCKVATIEEIEAQGWSLNPGRYVGVAQKDEEDYDFMERLQELNEELEQLNAEAAELEERIRENVGKILI, via the coding sequence ATGCCATCGATTAATAACGAGATAGAGAAGCGGCTCTGGAATGCCGCCGACCAGTTGCGAGCCAACTCGAAGTTGAAAGCTTCGGAGTACTCTGTGCCTGTCCTGGGCCTTATCTTTTTGAGGTTTGCCGACCAGAGATTCAGTGTAGCAGAAAAGGAACTGGCAGAAAAGGCGCGGGCAGTAAGCTCCAGACGTATCATCGGTAAAGCCGATTATCAAGCCCTGGGGGTCCTTTACCTCCCCGAACACGCCAGGTACAATTATCTCCTGCAACTACCGGAAGCCGAGAATATCGGCAAGGCTGTCAACGAGGCCATGAAAGCCATAGAAGCGGAAAATGAAGATTTGAAAGACGTCCTGCCAAAAACCTATACCCGGCTGGATAAAGATACGCTTATCGCGCTGTTGAAGATATTCTCCGAAATTCCCATGGACGTCGAAGGGGATGTATTCGGCAATGTATACGAGTACTTCCTTGGTGAGTTTGCCCGTTCGGAAGGACAGCGGGGTGGCGAATTCTACACGCCCACCTCGATCGTCAAGCTCATTGTCGAGGTAATTGAGCCTTACCAGGGCCGGATCCTGGACCCGGCCTGCGGGTCTGGTGGTATGTTCGTCCAGTCGGCCCGGTTTGTTCAGAACCATAAGAAAAATCCAAGCAGTGAAATATCCATCTACGGCCAGGAGAAGGTAGCCGAAACGGTACGGCTGTGCAAAATGAACCTGGCGGTGCATGGCCTCTCTGGCGACATAAGGCAGGCCAACACTTATTACGAAAATGTGCACAACTGCATCGGCCGCTTTGACTTTGTGATGGCCAATCCCCCGTTCAACGTTGACGGTGTGGACAAAGAGAAGATTAAAGACGATTCCAGGTATCCCTTCGGCCTGCCTACGGTCGATAACGCCAACTACATCTGGATTCAGGAGTTTTACAGCGCCCTGAATGATAAGGGGCGGGCTGGTTTCGTCATGGCCAACTCCGCCAGCGACGCCAGGGGTTCGGAGCTGGAGATACGAAAGAAGCTTATACTGGACAAAGTCGTCGATGTGATGATCGCCGTAGGGCCGAATTTCTTCTATACCGTTACCCTGCCCTGCACCCTTTGGTTCTTTGATAAGGGCAAGCGGCAGAGCGACCGCGGGAACAAGGTGCTGTTCATCGACGCGCGGAACATCTACCGCCAGGTGGACAGGGTCCACAGAGAGTTTACGCCGGAGCAGATTGAATTTATCGCCAATATCGTGCGGCTGTACCGGGGCGAGCCGGTGGAAACCATGAACGGTTCTGAGGAAATGCTGAAAGAGCATTTCCTGGAAGGTAAATATGTAGATATCCCCGGCCTGTGCAAGGTGGCTACCATCGAGGAAATCGAGGCCCAGGGCTGGAGCCTTAACCCCGGCAGGTATGTGGGGGTTGCCCAGAAGGACGAAGAAGACTATGACTTCATGGAACGTCTGCAGGAGTTGAACGAGGAACTAGAGCAGCTAAACGCCGAGGCAGCGGAGCTGGAGGAGAGGATAAGGGAGAATGTGGGGAAGATATTGATTTAA
- a CDS encoding tyrosine-type recombinase/integrase codes for MSRKWTTWQDVLTEFILQKRAEGLAWRTLDDYEDHITRFFSRCHVEFADYEALRRAVLAYLAEPVAPATRNIRLSNLKIFFRWCVDNSYLPDNPCTGIKKSRDDGTVRHLSLEEVKQLLRQPDRSKYTGLRDYCMILLQLDTGIRPGEMCQLLPGDVNLEAREIYIRPGVAKTRIGRTLPFSPTTAAALARLLKVRPTWWSEKVPLFASEQGNPLTSWWWSKQFKKYSEQAGVRSSPYCLRHTAAIEFLRHGADAFSVQRMLGHTDLTMTKRYVNICLDDLKTVHDKASPVQALFTMDKRASRKLD; via the coding sequence ATGTCTCGCAAGTGGACAACCTGGCAAGACGTTCTAACTGAGTTCATCCTGCAGAAGCGAGCCGAAGGGCTGGCCTGGCGAACGCTGGATGATTATGAAGACCATATCACCCGCTTCTTCAGCCGTTGCCATGTGGAGTTCGCCGACTACGAGGCCCTGCGCCGCGCCGTGCTGGCCTACCTCGCTGAACCCGTCGCGCCGGCCACACGCAATATCCGCCTGAGTAATCTGAAGATTTTCTTTCGCTGGTGTGTTGACAACAGCTACCTGCCGGACAATCCCTGTACTGGCATCAAGAAGTCCAGGGATGACGGTACCGTCCGCCATCTCAGCCTTGAAGAAGTTAAGCAGCTCCTGCGGCAGCCTGACCGGTCGAAGTACACCGGCCTGCGGGACTACTGCATGATCCTCCTGCAACTCGATACAGGCATCAGGCCGGGTGAGATGTGCCAGCTTCTGCCTGGCGACGTCAACCTGGAAGCCAGGGAGATCTACATCCGTCCCGGTGTGGCCAAGACGCGAATCGGCCGCACCCTTCCCTTCTCCCCTACCACGGCAGCTGCCCTGGCCCGTCTCCTGAAGGTCCGACCGACCTGGTGGAGCGAAAAGGTGCCCCTGTTTGCCAGCGAACAGGGCAACCCTCTGACTTCCTGGTGGTGGAGCAAGCAGTTTAAGAAGTACAGCGAGCAGGCCGGAGTGCGGTCTTCTCCTTACTGTTTACGCCATACTGCGGCTATTGAATTCCTGCGGCATGGTGCCGACGCTTTCAGTGTCCAGCGAATGCTGGGACACACTGATCTGACCATGACCAAGCGCTATGTCAACATCTGCCTGGACGATCTCAAGACAGTACACGACAAGGCCAGCCCGGTGCAGGCGCTGTTCACAATGGACAAGCGGGCCAGCCGTAAACTGGATTGA
- a CDS encoding PHP domain-containing protein — MSVDLHIHTSASDGTTPPSKLIEEANQAGLSCISLTDHESIEGIIEIQGLAQAKNIKLIPGVELLAGYADREIHLLGYYIDINSPILNNRLKELREERNAIAMDIVEKLRRHGFNINFERVQGIAQDNVAIGKNHILHAIYEAGYINSQDEMIEILRKYLTRNGLAYVEFTQHSFGEAVELILQCDGIPVLAHPGLIRDDQIVLELLKYPVEGIEVYYYYFGNKRDEWIRRYEQLAQERKLLMTGGSDYHGQFAPVKLGEMHIPERVVTTLTEHWMARHQQSTVKHNVAR; from the coding sequence ATGTCGGTCGACCTCCATATTCACACCAGTGCTTCTGATGGGACCACTCCGCCTAGTAAGCTAATTGAGGAGGCAAATCAGGCGGGATTAAGCTGCATCAGCTTAACTGATCACGAAAGCATTGAAGGTATAATTGAAATTCAGGGACTGGCTCAAGCAAAAAATATCAAATTGATACCTGGCGTGGAACTTCTGGCTGGTTACGCTGACCGTGAGATTCACTTGCTTGGGTATTACATTGACATTAACTCACCGATCCTGAACAACCGGCTTAAAGAACTGCGTGAAGAACGTAACGCAATTGCCATGGATATTGTGGAAAAACTTCGTCGCCATGGTTTTAACATCAATTTTGAACGAGTGCAGGGAATCGCCCAGGACAATGTGGCGATTGGTAAAAATCATATTTTACATGCGATCTACGAAGCGGGGTATATTAACTCCCAAGACGAGATGATCGAGATCCTGCGCAAATATTTGACCCGCAATGGTTTAGCTTATGTTGAGTTTACCCAACACTCTTTTGGAGAAGCGGTTGAACTTATCCTGCAGTGTGACGGCATTCCTGTTTTAGCTCATCCAGGTTTAATTCGTGACGACCAAATCGTTCTCGAACTGCTAAAATACCCGGTGGAAGGGATTGAAGTCTATTACTATTACTTTGGTAACAAACGCGATGAATGGATTCGTCGTTATGAGCAACTGGCCCAAGAACGCAAACTGTTAATGACGGGCGGGAGCGACTACCACGGCCAGTTTGCGCCAGTAAAACTTGGAGAAATGCATATCCCCGAGCGAGTTGTCACCACATTGACTGAACACTGGATGGCCCGCCACCAACAGTCTACAGTCAAACACAACGTGGCCCGTTAG
- a CDS encoding D-alanine--D-alanine ligase has product MRKVAVLMGGRSTEREVSLRSGESVYLALLAKGYDAIKIDVNDNVVDHLKEIKPEVVFIALHGKYGEDGTIQGLLELLGIPFTGSGVLSSAICMNKIYTKKILTYEGISTAKFRVITTRDIRDRGIPAAASAIMADIGLPVVVKPATQGSTIGIQFVKEESRLAQAITEALKYDSDLLVEQMIQGVEVTASIIGDDPPLALPLIEIVSTTGVYDYESKYTVGMSEHIIPPRLSEAVQQKVKDLAIRTFQTLGCQGYARIDFMVDTAGTPYVLEANTAPGMTSTSLFPDAARAAGIEFPELVEILVENALKK; this is encoded by the coding sequence ATGAGGAAAGTCGCGGTGCTGATGGGTGGCCGCTCAACTGAAAGAGAAGTTTCTTTGAGATCAGGGGAATCCGTCTATTTGGCTTTATTAGCCAAAGGGTATGATGCGATCAAGATTGATGTTAACGACAATGTCGTTGACCATCTGAAAGAGATTAAACCCGAAGTTGTTTTTATCGCACTCCACGGGAAATATGGTGAGGATGGAACAATACAGGGGCTGTTAGAACTGCTGGGCATTCCGTTCACTGGCTCAGGAGTTTTGAGCAGCGCTATATGTATGAATAAAATCTATACGAAAAAAATCCTTACCTACGAGGGTATATCGACCGCGAAATTCCGGGTTATTACCACCCGAGACATTCGGGACCGGGGTATCCCGGCAGCAGCCAGCGCGATAATGGCTGACATCGGCCTGCCGGTGGTCGTCAAACCAGCTACCCAGGGGTCAACCATTGGGATCCAGTTTGTTAAGGAAGAAAGCCGATTAGCCCAGGCTATTACTGAAGCTTTAAAATACGACTCGGACTTACTGGTCGAGCAAATGATTCAGGGAGTTGAGGTTACTGCTTCCATTATCGGTGATGATCCCCCATTAGCCTTGCCGCTAATTGAGATTGTCTCCACCACTGGCGTCTATGATTACGAATCCAAGTACACGGTGGGTATGAGTGAGCACATCATTCCGCCGCGTCTGTCCGAAGCAGTCCAGCAGAAAGTCAAGGATTTAGCTATCCGTACCTTTCAAACGCTTGGCTGTCAGGGATATGCCAGGATTGACTTCATGGTCGATACCGCCGGTACCCCTTATGTACTTGAAGCCAATACCGCACCCGGCATGACATCAACCAGCCTGTTCCCAGATGCTGCCCGGGCAGCCGGGATCGAGTTTCCTGAATTAGTGGAAATTCTGGTCGAAAACGCCTTAAAAAAATAG